One Verrucomicrobiia bacterium genomic region harbors:
- the atpF gene encoding F0F1 ATP synthase subunit B, with protein MSALPMLIAAEGGLLQIARQTGEQFGFNTPLFLSQCVSFVIVAFLLHRFAYRPILAQLELRRQKIAEGLANAEKAARELANAQSKAQEVIGEAGQKAAKIIEEARAAAGVVAEQERQRAIADAQNILAKAREAGDAEVARLKGELRQEFGRLVVAAADRSTGQVLTADQKGRLADEAVRQLTA; from the coding sequence ATGAGCGCCCTCCCCATGCTGATTGCCGCCGAAGGCGGTCTGCTGCAGATCGCCCGGCAGACCGGTGAGCAGTTTGGCTTCAATACGCCGCTGTTCCTTTCGCAGTGCGTCAGCTTCGTCATCGTCGCCTTCCTGCTGCACCGCTTCGCGTACCGGCCCATCCTCGCCCAGCTGGAGCTGCGGCGTCAGAAGATCGCCGAGGGGCTCGCCAACGCCGAGAAGGCGGCGCGCGAGCTCGCCAATGCGCAGTCGAAGGCCCAGGAAGTGATCGGCGAGGCCGGCCAGAAGGCGGCGAAAATCATCGAGGAGGCCCGCGCCGCCGCCGGGGTCGTCGCCGAGCAGGAGCGCCAGAGGGCGATCGCCGACGCCCAGAACATCCTGGCCAAGGCCCGGGAGGCCGGTGATGCCGAGGTGGCCCGGCTGAAGGGCGAATTGAGGCAGGAATTCGGCCGTCTGGTGGTCGCCGCCGCGGACCGCTCCACCGGGCAGGTGCTGACCGCCGACCAGAAGGGGCGCCTCGCCGACGAGGCCGTTCGCCAGCTCACCGCCTGA
- the atpA gene encoding F0F1 ATP synthase subunit alpha, whose amino-acid sequence MSTILQEIEAQIAGVKTSVARQNVGVVREASDGVAKVEGLTDAMLNEMLDFGDGVVGLALNLEETEVGVIILGDYLGVKEGTEVRTTGKLLSVPVGKGLLGRVVDTLGRPLDGKGPVISDTAYPVENIAPGIVKRKSVTQPLQTGIMAIDAMIPIGRGQRELIIGDRSTGKTTIGVDTMINQARINQVGRASGDPAFRPVYNIYVAVGQKQSNIARVVAELEKAGALEDTIVVAASASDSAANQYLAPFSGAAMGEWFMDNGMDALIIFDDLSKQAVAYRQVSLVLKRPSGREAYPGDVFYLHSRLLERSARVNEKNGNGSLTALPIIETQAGDVSAYIPTNVISITDGQIYLETDLFYQGVRPAISVGLSVSRVGSAAQIKAMKQVAGKIKLDLAQYRELAAFAQFGSDLDAKTQATLERGKRIVELFKQNQYNPIPVEVQVAVLWTMQNALLDDVPVEKVKDFQGRLTDFLGTRKAALLERIRNEKAVSDALAGELKSAVTEFKQSYR is encoded by the coding sequence ATGAGCACAATCCTCCAGGAGATCGAAGCGCAGATCGCCGGCGTGAAGACGTCGGTTGCCAGGCAGAATGTCGGCGTGGTCCGGGAAGCCTCGGACGGCGTGGCCAAGGTCGAGGGCCTCACGGACGCGATGCTCAACGAAATGCTGGACTTCGGTGACGGGGTGGTCGGCCTGGCGCTGAACCTCGAGGAAACCGAGGTCGGCGTCATCATCCTGGGGGATTACCTCGGGGTGAAGGAGGGCACCGAGGTGCGCACCACCGGCAAACTGCTGTCCGTGCCCGTCGGGAAGGGCCTGCTGGGCCGGGTGGTGGACACCCTCGGACGACCGCTGGACGGCAAGGGTCCGGTGATCAGCGACACGGCGTATCCGGTGGAGAACATCGCCCCGGGCATCGTGAAGCGGAAGTCGGTGACCCAGCCCCTGCAGACGGGCATCATGGCGATTGACGCCATGATCCCGATCGGACGCGGCCAGCGCGAACTGATCATCGGCGACCGGTCCACCGGCAAGACGACCATCGGCGTGGACACCATGATCAACCAGGCGCGGATCAACCAGGTGGGCCGGGCCTCCGGGGATCCCGCGTTCCGCCCGGTGTACAACATCTACGTCGCCGTCGGGCAAAAGCAGTCCAACATCGCGCGCGTCGTCGCGGAACTGGAGAAGGCCGGGGCGCTGGAGGACACCATCGTCGTGGCCGCTTCCGCCTCGGACTCGGCGGCCAACCAGTATCTGGCGCCGTTCTCCGGCGCGGCGATGGGCGAGTGGTTCATGGACAACGGCATGGATGCCCTGATCATCTTTGACGATCTTTCCAAGCAGGCGGTGGCCTACCGCCAGGTATCGCTGGTCCTGAAACGTCCGTCGGGCCGTGAAGCCTACCCGGGCGACGTCTTCTACCTCCACAGCCGCCTGTTGGAGCGGTCGGCGCGGGTCAATGAGAAGAACGGCAACGGCTCCCTGACCGCGCTGCCGATCATCGAGACGCAGGCGGGTGACGTCTCGGCCTACATCCCCACCAACGTCATCTCCATCACCGACGGGCAGATCTACCTGGAGACCGATTTGTTCTACCAGGGCGTGCGTCCGGCCATCTCGGTCGGCCTCTCGGTGTCGCGGGTCGGCTCGGCCGCCCAGATCAAGGCCATGAAGCAGGTCGCGGGCAAGATCAAGCTGGACCTCGCCCAGTATCGCGAACTGGCGGCCTTTGCCCAGTTCGGGTCGGATCTCGATGCCAAGACCCAGGCGACGCTGGAGCGCGGCAAGCGGATTGTGGAGCTGTTCAAGCAGAACCAGTACAACCCGATCCCGGTCGAGGTGCAGGTGGCGGTGCTGTGGACCATGCAGAACGCGCTCCTGGACGACGTCCCGGTGGAGAAGGTGAAGGATTTCCAGGGCCGGCTCACCGACTTCCTGGGCACCCGCAAGGCCGCCCTGTTGGAACGGATCCGCAACGAGAAGGCGGTCAGCGATGCGCTGGCCGGCGAGCTCAAGTCGGCGGTGACCGAGTTCAAGCAAAGCTACCGCTGA
- a CDS encoding F0F1 ATP synthase subunit delta — protein MKTSKQARRDGRDLFNACRVNGVLDEGRVREAVSRVIAAKPRGYAALLGHFQRLVKLDIARRTARVENAVETSPALMTSIEEQLVRLYGPGLNITYWINPALIAGVKIRVGSDIFDGSVAGRLAALGDSL, from the coding sequence ATGAAGACCTCGAAACAGGCCCGCCGCGACGGTCGCGACCTGTTCAACGCCTGCCGAGTGAACGGGGTGCTGGACGAGGGCCGCGTGCGGGAGGCCGTCTCCCGGGTGATTGCCGCCAAGCCCCGGGGCTATGCCGCCCTGCTGGGTCACTTTCAGCGCCTCGTGAAGCTCGACATCGCCCGCCGCACGGCGCGGGTCGAGAACGCGGTGGAGACCTCCCCGGCCCTGATGACCTCCATTGAGGAGCAACTGGTCCGGTTGTACGGACCCGGACTCAACATCACCTACTGGATCAATCCCGCCCTGATTGCCGGGGTGAAGATTCGCGTGGGCAGCGACATTTTCGATGGCAGCGTGGCCGGACGTCTCGCCGCACTGGGCGATTCCCTGTAG
- a CDS encoding ATPase, translating to MLPLFAEMTGNIHVAAAAAGAAIGVGMIGMKASEAVGRNPGAATKILVQAILSTAFAEGIVFFAIFLAR from the coding sequence ATGCTCCCCCTGTTCGCTGAAATGACCGGCAACATTCACGTCGCGGCTGCCGCGGCCGGTGCCGCGATTGGCGTGGGAATGATCGGCATGAAGGCTTCGGAGGCGGTCGGCCGGAATCCCGGTGCCGCCACCAAGATCCTCGTGCAGGCGATCCTGAGCACCGCCTTCGCCGAAGGCATCGTGTTCTTCGCCATCTTCCTCGCGAGGTGA